The DNA region ggggtgcatattaccccctctcgcCCTAtagtgttggaattcgagcgagaagattGAATGCAATGCTCGTTTGCGAGCGAGGAAGAGATCTTCTAGTGCTTTCCTCTCCTCGCTCGAGCTGGCAGTTTTGTTCGCGCTCTCGCTTTCGCCGTCGTTCTAATTATCGCTCGCGAGCAATTCTGGTCCGCGAGCTAGCCCATTTGCGAACGGAGGAGAGCTGGAGCAAACGGCAAGTTGCTCTCGGCAGCTCGGGATTCACGGCGAGAacttgagagagagagaggaatgtttctcgcgagagcgcgagaaTACCAACACTGATGTTTTTCCtgcaaaatcaacattttcaaaaaaaaaaaaaaaaaacttttgcctggatgggataaaataaaatatttccaatACTTTGGAAtagaattttccttttttttcactttttctatGAGTATACTTTAAATGAAGAAAAAGATTCAAACAATCTGTCCAAGAAAgtctttcaaaaatcaataaaaaatgtaCGTAAACACATGTGTtataaatctggagcaacacgaaaAAAGGGCAGAAAAGCATTTGACaacttgaaatattttgcaaattctgagccaaaatttgaacatttaaacaacAGTTGGCCTTCccataattcataattttttgcgCGATTTAAAACAAGTTGTATTAGGATTGATGTACAGAATCATGAGGTGAATCTATTTTGTTCTTCAACCCAACAAAAAGGCATACGATTTCAGGAAAGAAACTTCATTTGAGACGCCGTCTACATTTGAAACAAAGTCGTACTGCAAAACCTTAATAGAatgttttcgatttaaaatattttttaagaaatgctTACAGAACTTGACATTTATGAAGTTGGTAAACGTTTGCTTCCAGTGTCAAACTCCAaaacagtatcgaaaagtaatagaaaagttgtacttttcagtACTATTATTTTTAAGGGTTGAAAAGTAAAGTATGACGTTTCGTCATTTGAgtgtgacaggaaaagtaagtagtttcacaatggaattgcaataaaaaacacttttcagcaccttTTTGAGAACTTATCCAGATTGAGACGCGCTCAAATTACAGTGGTTGATTTTGCATTGTGCACAAAgtctttttgagatttttggctCGCACTGAATTCAACCGATTCCTGGACAATACCCATGGCGTGTGGCAATTTGGTTCTGCCTTTCAGATTTTTGGTGGTACATAATAGAAATGTCAGTGGTTGGTACAGAAGACAGAGATACAAAAAGACGTATATCAAATCAGAAATGACAACGATTTTTCTGGTTTGAACAGGAAGCACTATCCTAGTCAATGGCCTTGGCATGGCATTCGTTGTCCTTTTTCAGGGATTCATAATAAAAATTACCGTGGAAGGATCCGCCGCCGTctcataacaaaaacaaaaagggGGAATCGGGGGACGTGTGTCTGTTTGTGTTACTACCATCTACCAAAAGCGAATGAAGGTCAAAACGATGTACCTGACATATCTTGCTCATTACCGCGGTTCGAGGATCCGGACGATTTGTTGGACGCGTTCGCGAGCGTCATCTGGTTGGTTTGCTGGATGACGGCCGCGATGTCGCTCTGCGAGGCGGACGTGTCCTTGCTGGTCAGGATGTCGGAACTGCTGGAGCCGGACGAGGGATGCCGCTCGCCGGTGCACCCGTACTGGATGGGCTGGTAGCCGTGCGACGGGTTGTAGTTGCCGGAGTAGGTCATGTAGATCGGTGGATTTGGCAGCGGGGCGATATCGCTGAGCATGCTCTCCGTATCGTCCAGCGACATGGCGGAGATGTCCTGCCGGATGCCGTTGCCGATCACGTAGTAGCACTGCTCGGAGAAGGTCAGCTTGTTGACGGTGTGCTTGATGTAGCCCCGCCTCAGCATCAGGGAGACGTACTTGCGGGCGTCCCGCCGGTCGCCAATGCCGTCCACGTTCTCGAGGATCCAGTTGACGACGTCGGCGCCGATGAACGCGTTAGGAATAGTGATTTTCAGCCACATCCGGTCGCGGATCTCCAGGCCACTGTCGGGTTTGGTCATTGCACGTACGATGTCCTTCATGTCCAAGTCGACGTGTAGCCGCTCCAGCACGGACTCGGGCAGTTCTGTGTTGATGGTGTCCTGGGAGCGGAGGGCGGCGGTGTGCGCTACCCACGCCCCCGGGTCTATTGGCCGGACCGGTTCCGTGCGGGGTATCGTAAAGTACCCCTTGGGATTCGGGTCCCAGCATTTGGCAACTACTAGTTTGATCGGGCCGGGCTTCTGGACCACCTCGCGCAGAACCCGAACCGCTTCGTCGTTGGTCATATTCTCAAAGTTGACGTCGTTAACCTGCAGGATCATGTCACCGGGCTCGATTCGCCCGTCCAGGGCCACCGCTCCACCCTTCATGATACTGCCCACGTAGATGCCTCCATCGCCGCCCCGATTCGACTGACCCACGATCGAGATACCGAGGAAATTGACCGTGTCCATGTTAATCTGCACCGTAATTATGTTCAGCGACATCGTTGAGTCGGTTATGGAACTGTACGACGACGTTCGGGACATGGTTGGTGCCCGCTTTTTACGACGCTGAGGCTTTTTCCGCACCTGCAATCGCTGCACGCTACTGCACTCCGTCATGTCCCGATCCAGCGTGATTTCACTCTCCGTCTCGAACAAGCTGGTCGAGTCCAGATCGCTGGATACCACCGAAGCGGACTGGTACGTCAACGGGTTCATCGGGATGTTCATCATGTTGTTCATCGGCTTGTTCATCGTGCGCAGCTGAGCCAACGTCGGCCGCCCATCGATGATCTCCGACGGTTGCATCTCGGAACAGTCCGACTGGTTCGAACCGTCGGCCGTCACCAGCCACGACACGACCTTCCCGTTGAAGCATGGCAATATTGTGGAATCGTCTGCAATCTCCTCCTTCACCACGCCAAAGTCGGCGTCCATCGACTTGAAGAAGTACTTGTAGTTGATGTTCTGTTTGTTCAGCACCAGCTTAAAGTCCTTCAGCGTGACCTGGGCTGACGGCAGTGGGATCTTGACCAAGTACGGCGTCGTCTCATCGTCAATGTGATAAATGACCTTCGTTTCCCCACTGCACCCGCTCACACTCGCCCCTCCCCCACTCCCGGACGACGTCTTATCGTCCATGGTATACATTCTAacacttcttctttttttttgcgtttcccAAACGTTCACAAATTGTCACTTGTTTGTTGAACACACAACCGTGTTAAGCTCGCTTCAAATCACTTCACCGTTCCACCGTTCACTCTGGAGGCTGCGAAaacaaattgagaaaaaaattgctaTTAAAACCTGGGTCAAACAGCTGATAACAGCGAGGAGGTCACACATCTAACGGCCTCGGCCCCCGGATAATGAAGTCATTGGAGCGTTGGTTGCGGAGCGCTGTGATAAGACGTGCACAGCTCTCCTACTTTACATCTTGAATCTATTACAAAACATACACACAACTCGCTTGAAACAGGAAAGAAAGACAGAGGAGTACGGAGAGAACTGTGAGGTGCAATAAATGAGCTGAACCTGGTGAATGAGATCGTCGTGGTCGTCGCTGTGTTGTTCTTCTTCGCTGGTTAAGTTGGTTTTATTGGCAGGCAGAAAAGTGTGGCAAAATTGTTCGTCTATGTTTCCTGGCTTCTCCACCTACCTGGAAACCTATAGCATAAACCTTAGACACATCTTCTAAACATCGTGTACGGAGAATTTATGACTGCGCTGACAAagtgggacatttatgcaaaccAAACGTGAAGGTTAATTGAATTTTAGAGAGACTGGTTCTGATCGCAAGATGGTTTACGTTTCCGTAGCGAAACTGGTTCGAATGCTGAACGGGTACGGTGATTCCGGATGGTTGATGTACGGCTTTATGCAGTGATTAGTGCGGGTCTTGAATAACCGGCTCACGGATGATCCAGATATTTAATGCAGGTTTAGGAATGTTTGTGTATGGCTGATTCTCGAATGTAGGTTTGAAGGAATTCCTTAATTCATGAAGACGacgttaattgaaaataatatttgtgtTGATAGCTTGCAgtttatctcaaaattcaaatttattttacagaTAGATTTATGATTAGATAATCTACTTTTATTTACAGCACTAAAAGTTTTTTGAGTAAAAgccattgaaatttttcaggGTTTAGtccctttttatttaaaaaaaaatcataaaaaatgaggGAGCGAAAAatcactcgattatccgaagatacGATTATccggacttcgaataatcgaatcacacagaaaatttggtttttcaatgttaaatatatttggaatacattccagactcgattatccgaactcagtcaaaaaaaaaaaaaaaaaaatgaaagaatagCATCTTTGGAAAtcgaataccaaaaaatattttttttgttctcttttttttgttattgttgagTCCAAGTTAACTATTGAATTCGACTAAAATATGGTCCCAGAATTCGagtttgatgttaaaaataagaatataaataaatacgaAACAAAATTATACAATCTTTCGGATAATCGTGGCTTCGAATAATCAAATCTGGAGTGTATTTCttacacttttaaaatatttttgaaattttggttgctgtaggaagaactttttttcgcaaaacaGGAATATCATTAAATAGTACCCCATATTTGGGTCAGTTTACAGCTCGCCCAAGGTttaaaaattatcgaaaaacaataatttagcATAATGGTTCACAATTAACTTTACATGAAaactttttgtgatatttttattcatttaatgTTATCATTTCataagaaattttttgaaaaaactctatttttgaaaacattgattcttttcaggatttttgaaaatattcttttttatgTATAATCTTGcaacttcaatttatttttttatcccaAAAATCAGAGGGGAACAAATATTggtaaaaaacaatattttgattgaaaaaacttgtaaaataatTCTAAACTTTTTTGGATACCTTGAATAACGATtagcagtgttttgctgctcttgtAAAGTAGGATCAGGCCCGCGgctgcttttcaaaatatttctttgaCTTGCCCTTTATgctgttcatgaaataataaataaatagttgcagtgttcaaaataaaaatatatggctgagatcaaatttcaattagGAACATTaagtttcatttaattttattcagaaataaaatgTTTCTAATTCAGCTAATTATTTGGATTTTgcttagtttttttcaaattcaaacattctttatgtttgaatttggttcttttcatttatttatttatattttcagaaaatagcgcaagaaaataattgtaaaaatgtgaactatCTTTaacacttaatttaaatttttataagttttgacTGTTTTTACTTCAAGAACttgattgaaattgttttatttttaaataaataattgagCAAGCAActatgtatttttcaaaacaatttttcagtaataaaatttcgtttgaaaaaaggttaaaaaaaagcaaattgtaCACACTTAAAATGAAGATTGCTTAAAAAACCCCCAAAAAGcgacaaaaaattaaagagcAAAGTTTTCTTGTATATATatcttaaaatcaaaatatatttatcaTATTTGCATCACTATTTATTAATTTGTTCCCAACAAATAcctaattgaaataattttatgagaaaaaaatgttcactttttcaattattttaaacattactTCCGGCTCGACACAGCTGCAGATAAATCAATTCTGGCCCGCATGGCCGAAAAGTTAGGCACCCCTGTTTTAGATGCAATTATTTCTTTGTTTAAAAGAAATACTTTTACCAGTGTCCATAGAAAATTGCTTTCGACATTATAAATAAagtgttatttaaatttaaaatgcagaACTTAATGTTCTTCACTGAATCTTATACATTTAAACGTTTATCTCAATATACGAATCAAAAGATCAAGCGAAAAGTCTTTAATTTGGGTGTTATTGGCAGACTGCAAATTGTAACGGTAATGTGAAAGAAAATCATTTAATAACAAATCGAAATCAAGTAAttctaaacattatttaaaagacGTAAACAAATCTGTGTTCTCATCAGAATTGAATTTAGGTGTTTCATAGTTGTGGGAAGTACAACAACATCCCACAGTATTTGAATAGACAATTTTTGGGCAGTGTTCTTAACTtgatattccaaattttatgtttttatagttatgaattttattccAAATGTCTTATTTTTATAGTTATGAACAAGAGTACTGAATGCTTTCAGTTGGGAGCAGAATTCGGATACGACGCAAAACTgctctgatgaatttctaccgtTTGCCGTTAGTGATGGTAATCgcaccaatcgctactgaaaACTCTCTCTTCTGCTCTCCTTCTCACTCCAATGGTACAGCGATTGGCTCAGAGAGACTGGTGGTGCTATGTCGCTCATAGCTGATTCAAAATAGTCTGTGATCGGCTTTGTATTGATCATTGATTAAACTGCTTAAAATCggtatcaattaaaaatatgttgcaATTTTGTGGTTTACACGACACAAAGACACTGTAGTGGTGCAGGCCAAGTGAGCGCCGCGCTGATATTTTGCTAGATCCTCTCCTCTCTGAGCACATTCGTTTGAGACTGTCGTCGACGGGCGAAGTAGGCCAAGAAATTCACGAAGCTACCGAGCCGTGCTCGATCACGACTGGGTGCGCGTTTCAATCGCCGAAGAGTCTTGGTTATGAAAACTGTCTTTGCCACCAAtgaagattaaataatttgtctGCACGTTCACTCCGTCCAACACTATCCCTCATTCACATTAAAATTTTCCAGAATAACAAAAACACAACTTAATCCCTTTTCTTCCAGAGAGGGGCGTGTGTATTCCTTCGAACAAAAACATCAACCCAGTCGTGAATTTCGTGTGCGGGTTGTCCGGGGTAGTGACTACCGACGGGTATGCGGCGGGGGTTGAAGAGGAACACAAACacttttacacacacacacacactcacgtaGTCCACCCCGGACACGGAGTTGGAGGCCTCTCCAAATCAATACGCACACTCAACCCCGGGGTGATAATTGTGCGACCGGGGGAAGAACTGGTGGAAGGTGAAAAATTAGCGAATTTCTtttcgttttgattttttttttcgccaggTGAAACGGAACCACTGGAAATTGGTTTTTGATTGGGGGGGCTGGAAAAAAAACCGGACAGTTTGCGGGATGCTGGAGAGCTTCCTCTGGAGACATCTTCCCGGAGCGTTGCGAGAGAGAGGACAGAAGTCatgacatacacacacacacacacatgaatcAGGGTGACGACTGCCAGGCGCAGCAGAGTCCAGAGCGCACCGAGAAGAAGAGACTTTGGGACTACGATCTCTGGAgatcgcagcagcagcagcagcaacagcatcaGCAGATCAGTCACACACTGTCGGCCATGTATTTATACACACCTTTTCTAGAacaacgaagacgacgacggcgacgtcgTCGACCGACGACGAGACTGCTGCTTTCTGCTGCGTGACGTCAGGCTGGAACATCTGTCTTGTTCGCTCCACCAGCAAACTGCATCTCGCCGTCCTTGTTCTTTTCTTTCTACCGAGCGCTGgaggagcagcagcagtggcggcgacgacgacgacggattaCTACGGACGAAAACCGCTCTTTCCGGCCGGAAAGCCGTCCATGGCGGGTGGAAAACTATCGCATCCGGTTCGCGGCGCCGAGACGAACCTGTGGAGACCAAGTTTGACCGGAACTTTGCACCGTAACGGGGACAAATTTCGGAGTTTCGCGGAGCAGACCTCGGTAATGGACACACGAACTTGACTACTGACTGCTGGTACGGCCGTGTATTGGTAGGAGCTGGATTTTCTCTCTTGCCAAAGCATCAAGGAACGCTGAAAACGGGCAGGTAACGTATAGGGGTTTGACGTTGGTTTGACAGGTTTATAGAGCAGAGAGCAG from Culex quinquefasciatus strain JHB chromosome 3, VPISU_Cqui_1.0_pri_paternal, whole genome shotgun sequence includes:
- the LOC6050291 gene encoding segment polarity protein dishevelled isoform X5, which encodes MYTMDDKTSSGSGGGASVSGCSGETKVIYHIDDETTPYLVKIPLPSAQVTLKDFKLVLNKQNINYKYFFKSMDADFGVVKEEIADDSTILPCFNGKVVSWLVTADGSNQSDCSEMQPSEIIDGRPTLAQLRTMNKPMNNMMNIPMNPLTYQSASVVSSDLDSTSLFETESEITLDRDMTECSSVQRLQVRKKPQRRKKRAPTMSRTSSYSSITDSTMSLNIITVQINMDTVNFLGISIVGQSNRGGDGGIYVGSIMKGGAVALDGRIEPGDMILQVNDVNFENMTNDEAVRVLREVVQKPGPIKLVVAKCWDPNPKGYFTIPRTEPVRPIDPGAWVAHTAALRSQDTINTELPESVLERLHVDLDMKDIVRAMTKPDSGLEIRDRMWLKITIPNAFIGADVVNWILENVDGIGDRRDARKYVSLMLRRGYIKHTVNKLTFSEQCYYVIGNGIRQDISAMSLDDTESMLSDIAPLPNPPIYMTYSGNYNPSHGYQPIQYGCTGERHPSSGSSSSDILTSKDTSASQSDIAAVIQQTNQMTLANASNKSSGSSNRVLTLL
- the LOC6050291 gene encoding segment polarity protein dishevelled isoform X4 codes for the protein MYTMDDKTSSGSGGGASVSGCSGETKVIYHIDDETTPYLVKIPLPSAQVTLKDFKLVLNKQNINYKYFFKSMDADFGVVKEEIADDSTILPCFNGKVVSWLVTADGSNQSDCSEMQPSEIIDGRPTLAQLRTMNKPMNNMMNIPMNPLTYQSASVVSSDLDSTSLFETESEITLDRDMTECSSVQRLQVRKKPQRRKKRAPTMSRTSSYSSITDSTMSLNIITVQINMDTVNFLGISIVGQSNRGGDGGIYVGSIMKGGAVALDGRIEPGDMILQVNDVNFENMTNDEAVRVLREVVQKPGPIKLVVAKCWDPNPKGYFTIPRTEPVRPIDPGAWVAHTAALRSQDTINTELPESVLERLHVDLDMKDIVRAMTKPDSGLEIRDRMWLKITIPNAFIGADVVNWILENVDGIGDRRDARKYVSLMLRRGYIKHTVNKLTFSEQCYYVIGNGIRQDISAMSLDDTESMLSDIAPLPNPPIYMTYSGNYNPSHGYQPIQYGCTGERHPSSGSSSSDILTSKDTSASQSDIAAVIQQTNQMTLANASNKSSGSSNRGNEQDMSGRV
- the LOC6050291 gene encoding segment polarity protein dishevelled isoform X2; translation: MYTMDDKTSSGSGGGASVSGCSGETKVIYHIDDETTPYLVKIPLPSAQVTLKDFKLVLNKQNINYKYFFKSMDADFGVVKEEIADDSTILPCFNGKVVSWLVTADGSNQSDCSEMQPSEIIDGRPTLAQLRTMNKPMNNMMNIPMNPLTYQSASVVSSDLDSTSLFETESEITLDRDMTECSSVQRLQVRKKPQRRKKRAPTMSRTSSYSSITDSTMSLNIITVQINMDTVNFLGISIVGQSNRGGDGGIYVGSIMKGGAVALDGRIEPGDMILQVNDVNFENMTNDEAVRVLREVVQKPGPIKLVVAKCWDPNPKGYFTIPRTEPVRPIDPGAWVAHTAALRSQDTINTELPESVLERLHVDLDMKDIVRAMTKPDSGLEIRDRMWLKITIPNAFIGADVVNWILENVDGIGDRRDARKYVSLMLRRGYIKHTVNKLTFSEQCYYVIGNGIRQDISAMSLDDTESMLSDIAPLPNPPIYMTYSGNYNPSHGYQPIQYGCTGERHPSSGSSSSDILTSKDTSASQSDIAAVIQQTNQMTLANASNKSSGSSNREFKSGGIRGGGGSGGGSIGGKQQFQQQQQQQHQQFQLTSGSANDDEGYEESLYFQPTRTLTRKDQQQQVIYHNTGGGGGFGKL
- the LOC6050291 gene encoding segment polarity protein dishevelled isoform X6, with the protein product MYTMDDKTSSGSGGGASVSGCSGETKVIYHIDDETTPYLVKIPLPSAQVTLKDFKLVLNKQNINYKYFFKSMDADFGVVKEEIADDSTILPCFNGKVVSWLVTADGSNQSDCSEMQPSEIIDGRPTLAQLRTMNKPMNNMMNIPMNPLTYQSASVVSSDLDSTSLFETESEITLDRDMTECSSVQRLQVRKKPQRRKKRAPTMSRTSSYSSITDSTMSLNIITVQINMDTVNFLGISIVGQSNRGGDGGIYVGSIMKGGAVALDGRIEPGDMILQVNDVNFENMTNDEAVRVLREVVQKPGPIKLVVAKCWDPNPKGYFTIPRTEPVRPIDPGAWVAHTAALRSQDTINTELPESVLERLHVDLDMKDIVRAMTKPDSGLEIRDRMWLKITIPNAFIGADVVNWILENVDGIGDRRDARKYVSLMLRRGYIKHTVNKLTFSEQCYYVIGNGIRQDISAMSLDDTESMLSDIAPLPNPPIYMTYSGNYNPSHGYQPIQYGCTGERHPSSGSSSSDILTSKDTSASQSDIAAVIQQTNQMTLANASNKSSGSSNRGRV
- the LOC6050291 gene encoding segment polarity protein dishevelled isoform X3 encodes the protein MYTMDDKTSSGSGGGASVSGCSGETKVIYHIDDETTPYLVKIPLPSAQVTLKDFKLVLNKQNINYKYFFKSMDADFGVVKEEIADDSTILPCFNGKVVSWLVTADGSNQSDCSEMQPSEIIDGRPTLAQLRTMNKPMNNMMNIPMNPLTYQSASVVSSDLDSTSLFETESEITLDRDMTECSSVQRLQVRKKPQRRKKRAPTMSRTSSYSSITDSTMSLNIITVQINMDTVNFLGISIVGQSNRGGDGGIYVGSIMKGGAVALDGRIEPGDMILQVNDVNFENMTNDEAVRVLREVVQKPGPIKLVVAKCWDPNPKGYFTIPRTEPVRPIDPGAWVAHTAALRSQDTINTELPESVLERLHVDLDMKDIVRAMTKPDSGLEIRDRMWLKITIPNAFIGADVVNWILENVDGIGDRRDARKYVSLMLRRGYIKHTVNKLTFSEQCYYVIGNGIRQDISAMSLDDTESMLSDIAPLPNPPIYMTYSGNYNPSHGYQPIQYGCTGERHPSSGSSSSDILTSKDTSASQSDIAAVIQQTNQMTLANASNKSSGSSNRGNEQDMSVLTLL
- the LOC6050291 gene encoding segment polarity protein dishevelled isoform X1, whose translation is MYTMDDKTSSGSGGGASVSGCSGETKVIYHIDDETTPYLVKIPLPSAQVTLKDFKLVLNKQNINYKYFFKSMDADFGVVKEEIADDSTILPCFNGKVVSWLVTADGSNQSDCSEMQPSEIIDGRPTLAQLRTMNKPMNNMMNIPMNPLTYQSASVVSSDLDSTSLFETESEITLDRDMTECSSVQRLQVRKKPQRRKKRAPTMSRTSSYSSITDSTMSLNIITVQINMDTVNFLGISIVGQSNRGGDGGIYVGSIMKGGAVALDGRIEPGDMILQVNDVNFENMTNDEAVRVLREVVQKPGPIKLVVAKCWDPNPKGYFTIPRTEPVRPIDPGAWVAHTAALRSQDTINTELPESVLERLHVDLDMKDIVRAMTKPDSGLEIRDRMWLKITIPNAFIGADVVNWILENVDGIGDRRDARKYVSLMLRRGYIKHTVNKLTFSEQCYYVIGNGIRQDISAMSLDDTESMLSDIAPLPNPPIYMTYSGNYNPSHGYQPIQYGCTGERHPSSGSSSSDILTSKDTSASQSDIAAVIQQTNQMTLANASNKSSGSSNRGNEQDMSEFKSGGIRGGGGSGGGSIGGKQQFQQQQQQQHQQFQLTSGSANDDEGYEESLYFQPTRTLTRKDQQQQVIYHNTGGGGGFGKL